GTATGGATTTTCATCACTTTTGGATTGTATTTCCCCAGGTGTGAAAACTGCTTCATCAAATCCGAAGTTTTCGACACCAGACATCTGTGTTTTACCTGCCCAATAAGTAGCGTATCCACCTGCTTTCGCTATATGGGCAATGGTGTACGGAGAGCTTTCATACAAAGGCCAAGTTTCTTTTCTTCCTTTTTCGTTGGTCCATTTTCCCTTGTCCTTGTTGTGCCACCATTTATGAAGATGTGCATAACGACCTGTCATCATCATGGCACGGCTAGGCGAACAGATGGTGGATGCCCAAGTGTTTTTGACCCAAACACCCTCATTTGCAAGCTTGTCCAAGACAGGCGTTTGTGCTCTGTATTTCGGGTCTGAAGTATCACCACCTTGTGGTGCAGGTGACCATTGGGAGGCGCCGTAAATTGGCAATTCTCTGGCACTGATATCATCTGCATAAATCAGGATAATATTGGGCTTTTGTGCATGCCCCAATGATAATCCAATGATACACCACAGCACAAGGCTGCTCAATATAGTCTTCATATTTACCAAGCGTTGTTTGTTTTCATGTTTATGTGATAAAGGTAAACACATTTGCAGGGTAGCAAGGTGATAATTCCCTCCAATTAAGGGGAGTAAACTGTACTTTTTACACATTTTATCTTGGTGATAAAATGCCCCCTTCATTTTATCTATTCTATTCAGGGAGGTCTATGATGAAGACCTATCTTTAAAATCAATCGAATTGTTGATTATCAGGTGAGTAATGATGTTTTGCTGCATGTACTCACTCACAAAATGAACTGACCAACCTTTTAAAAAATAAATAAAGTGAACAAGCAAATTTTAAAAACCCCTATGCTCATTTTTTTATTGTTGAGCACATTTCACTTCTCTAATGCCCAAAAACTAGTTGAAAAGCCTTTTCAACCTAAAGATAGCCATGCCCCAAAAGAATATGCACTGGCTTGGGCAGATGAATTCAATGCGTTTCAATTAGATACAACGGAGTGGTTTTATAGAGATGGTATCGACCGTCAGATGACGATTATGGCACAGGAGAATGTGATTCTTGATCATGATAATCTGAATATTGTGTGTCAGGCAGGTCAGTTTAGGGCACACCCGGAAGTGTATAGAGTCAAGGAAGGGAAAGACTTTTTTAATCAGAAAGGGGGAGGTGTGATCAGCGAGTGGCGTTTCCGTGAGGGCTACTTCGAGGCGAGATGCAAGATGTTGAACGCTCCCCTGTGGCATCCGGCGTTTTGGCTGGAGCGAGCCAACTCCAATCCGGAAAACAACAGCCTGAAAACTTTTACAACCTATTCGGAAATTGACATTATGGAAACGGAACCGAATCATGCCACTTGGCAGAGTATCCGAGTGCACGATTGGGTTTCGGGAGGAGAGCACCGCAAGATTCCGATCAAGGTAAAGGAAAATGACTGGGGAAGAACCTACTGCACCGACCAGCATGGAGAGTGGTTCGTGTGGGGCATGAAGCTGACACACGAGAAAGCCATGTTTTACGAGAATGATTCTCTGGTGGCTACAGTCGAGATCCCGGAAGACTATGTGCGTGACGCCAGAAATATTATCCTGTCTTGCTTAAGCATCAAATCACCCAAAGAGAGCGGCATTCAGAAGTTTGACTGGGTAAGGTTCTATGAGCCGGAAACCATGAGAGCAAGCACGACAAAGGAATGCGAAAACCTGATTCAGCATACAAGTATTGTGGGCAAAGACATTTTTGACACCAAAGTTGAAAAGGCTTCAGGCGGGTATTGCCAAAACATTGTCAATGCGAAAAAAGGAGACTTTATACGTTACCGTGTCTATATCTCCGAAAAAGGAAAATACAATATCAAGCTAGGCTACTTGCCGCAGAAGCAAGCCCAAGGAACCTGGAACTTAAGCATTGACGGAGTTGCCCAGGGTGAGGAAATAGACCAGAAGGGGAAAGCCAAATTCAAGTCGTTTGACTTAGGCGAAAAAACGTTTGACCGGGTAGGTTTCCATGAGTTCAAGTTTGAGATGGATGTAGCGAACGGCACGACAGGTTCAGGAACATTTGATTACCTGGAAGTAACCAAGTTGGATCCCGAAATCACCAAGAAATAATTGAGTGACTTTTTAAAATAGATATACAAGATATTATGAATGCGATAGATATAACGGTCATTTTTGTCTTTACCCTGTTGGTTTTCCTCTGCGGGATGAGCTTCTCCCGCTCAGGCAAAAACATGAAATCCTTTTTTGCGGCAGGCGGTAATCTACCGTGGTGGATGAGCGGTTTATCCCTTTTTATGAGCTTCTTTTCCGCAGGTACTTTTGTGGTTTGGGGATCGGTGGCCTATCAAAGCGGTTGGGTCGCGATTGCCATCCAATGGACCATGTGTATTTCAGGATTGATCATCGGTTTTGTGATTGCGCCCAAATGGCAAAAAACCGGAGCGCTGACCGCTGCCGAGTACATCACAGATCGGTTGGGCTACGGAACGCAAAAGATTTATACCTACCTGTTCCTGATGATCTCCGTGTTTACTACGGGTGCTTTTCTATATCCGGTGGCTAAGATTGTGGAAGTGTCCACAGGAGTGCCAATTTATGCGAGTATCATTTGTTTGGGAATCCTGATTTTGGCTTACACCGCTGCTGGAGGACTGTGGGCAGTGATCGTGACGGATGTACTCCAATTTGTAGTGCTGACCGCTGCAGTGCTGATTGTCGTTCCTTTATCCTTAAGTAAGGTGGGTGGTGTAAGCGGTTTTGTAGCGAACGCACCGGAGAACTTCTTCAACTTCGTCAACGAAGAGTACTCTCCCTATTTCCTGTTGGCTTTTGGGCTGTACAATCTCTTCTTTATCGCTGGAAACTGGGCGTATGTACAGCGTTACACAAGTGTTTCAACTGCCAAAGATGCCAAAAAAGTAGGTTGGTTATTTGGCGGACTGTATGCGGTAAGTCCCGTGATTTGGATGCTGCCGCCTATGATTTACCGAGTGCTCAATCCTGACTTGCAAGGCTTGGCGGATGAGGGCGCTTACCTGCTCATGTGCAAGGAAGTATTGCCTGTTGGGATGCTGGGATTGATGTTGGGAGGGATGATCTTCGCAACGTCTAGCTCGGTAAACACCACGCTGAATATCTCCGCTGGCGTTTTGACCAATGATATCTTTAAGCATTTCAGACCTCAGACCAGCGATCAAGGACTGGTCTATGTCGGAAAAATAGCCACTGTGGTTTTGGGTGTCATTACGATTATTGTTGCGCTTTTGGTTCCCAAACTCGGTGGTATCGTGGAAGTGGTAATGAGCTTAGCGGCACTTACGGGCGGAGCCATGTTTTTACCGCCTATCTGGGCACTTTTTTCTAAAAAACAGACAGGGCAATCTGTGCTAGCGGTGACCTTGGTTTCGTTAGCCGTAAATGCCTTCTTCAAGTTTTTAGCTCCTTCACTGATCGAAGTTTCCCTAAGCCGTGCAGCAGAAATGGCATTGGGAGTGACGTTGCCAATCGTCTTATTGACGATTACCGAAATCCTGTTTCAGGTAAAAAATACTTCATCAAGTCAGTATGAAAATTACTTGTCTCTCCAAAATGAAAAAGAAAGAGAGGAACAGGAAAATGCCGATGGCAACAGGAAGGGGGCACGTGTAATCGGAGTAGGTGTGCTTTCGACCGGAGGACTGATCCTGATACTTTCCGCACTAGCTGAAACCGGCGCTTTGCTGGTTGGCGGTATGGGCGTCGTGGTGCTTGCACTCGGAGCGATCATTATTTACAAAAACCAATCAGTGAGTCAGCCTCAAGAAGCTGAAAAAATCTATCAATAAGACTTTCAACTATGATTATAGAAAATTTCTCAAGCGAAAAGCGTGAAAATAAACTCAACCAACTTTCTGCCGAATTTGTAGTGGCAGGTGGTGGTATAGCAGGTGTTTGTGCCGCTATTACAGCCGCACGAAAAGGTGTAAAAACGATCCTGATACAGGACAGGCCTGTATTGGGTGGCAACGCTTCCTCAGAAGTGAGGCTGTGGGTATTGGGTGCCACTTCCCACATGGGTAACAACAACCGTTGGTCCAGAGAAGGAGGTGTGATGGACGAAATCCTGATCGAAAACCTTTACAAAAACAGGGAAGGGAATGCTGTGATCTTTGATACCATTCTTTTGGATAAGGTGATGCAGGAGGAAAACATCACCCTGATGCTGAACACCGCTGTATCTGCCGTCCAAAAGGCAGACGAGAAAAGTATCGAAGCAGTTTGGGCTTTCAATTCGCAAAACTCGACCCACTACAAGATCGATGCGCCACTTTTCTGTGATGCGACAGGGGACGGACTCGTCGCTTTTCAGGCGGGTGCTCCTTTCCGTATTGGGGCTGAGGCAAAAGAGGAGTTTGGTGAATTGTTTGCGCCGGATGAGGCGTACGGTCATTTGCTGGGGCACTCCATGTATTTTTATAGCAAAAAGACAGACGAGCCGGTGAAGTACAAGGCACCTTCGTATGCGCTGAAAGAAATTGAAAAAATACCTCGATTCAGGGTCATCCGAAAAGAACACAAAGGGTGTAACTTTTGGTGGTTTGAGTATGGAGGCAGACGAGATACAATCCACGAAACCGAGGAGATCAAGTACGAGCTTTGGAAAGTGATCTATGGCGTTTGGGACTACATCAAAAACTCAGGAAACTTCGAGGATGTAGACAACATGACGCTGGAGTGGGTCGGAAATGTGCCAGGCAAGCGGGAAAGTCGTCGCTTTGAAGGGCTGTACATGATGAAGCAGCAGGATGTGATAGGTCAAACGGAGTTTGAAGATGCAGTGGCACATGGTGGTTGGGCGCTGGACTTGCACCCTGCAGATGGGGTTTACAGCGAACTTTCGGGCTGTACACAATGGCACTCAAAAGGGGTGTATCATATCCCTTACCGCAGCTTTGTCAGCAAGGGGATCGACAACCTGCTTTTGGCGGGACGTATCATTAGTGCTTCTCACGTCGCTTTCGGTTCTACTCGGGTGATGGCGACTTGTGGCGTTGGGGCACAAGCGGTCGGGATGGCTGCAGCCGTTTGTAAAGAACTAGGGGTACAACCTGCCGATTTGATGGAAGTGACCAACCTCAAGAAGCTTCAGAATGAGCTTAACCTGACGGGGCAAAGCATTCCAAATATTCCTATCCGACCGGAAAGCAATCTGCTGACACAAGCAAGAGTAACCGCTTCTTCAGCACTTACACTTTCTACCATTCCTTTTGATGGAAAATGGAAAAAGCTGAACGTCTCATCCGCTCAATTGCTTCCTTTCGAGGCAAATACAGCTTACGCATTTAAAGTACAGGTCAATGCTTCGGAGAAAACAACATTGGAAGTTCAGCTTCGAAAATCGCATAACGATAAAAACTACTCGCCTGAAGTCATTTTGGAATCTCAGGTGATCGAAGTGGGAGCGGGAGAGCAAACGGTGGATTTCAAATTTGAAAGCTCAGTAGCGGATCAGCAGTATGCATTTGTGACGTTTATGGCAAATCCTGCCCTTGAAATCAAATGCAGTGAAAAGAGAATCACGGGAGTGCTGTCCGTATTCAACGGAGAAAACGATAAGGTGTCCAACAAAGGAAAGCAAACACCACCTCAGGGAATCGGTGTGGATGAGTTCGAGTTCTGGATTCCGGAGCGCCGCCCTGAAGGGGAAAATATAGCCATGGAGATCAGTCCGGCGATTGAAGCATTTGATGTCTCCAACATCGGAAATGGCTTTGTCCGTCCGTGGGGAACAGCCAATGCTTGGGTAGCTGATCTTTCTGATACAAAACCAACCCTGAAAATGGAATGGGACAGCGAACAACCACTCTCTGAAATTCGCCTGTTTTTGGACACTGACTACGACCACGCACTGGAGTCTGTACAGTTTGGGCATCCGGAAGAAGTGATTCCTTTCTGTTTGCAAAACTATACGATCAAGGATCTGAACGGTCAGGTTCTTTTTCAGCAATCAGATAACTATCAGACGATTAACGCCTTCAAGTTTGAAGAAGGTTTTAGCACAAAAGGACTTTTGATTGAAACGGAACATCCTTCCTCAGACGTTCCGGCGGCCATCTTTGAGGTTGTGTGCTTGTAATAGGTTGAACATCATTATTAATAGAAATAAAAAGAGCATGTCATATTGTAATAACTTAAGCGTAAAGTTGATACTGGCTTTACTCACTTTGAACATTTTTTCTTGTTCTGAAACCACAACGAACACAGGATCAGAAAACGAAAACCAGACAGAAATAGCGAAAGCAACAACAGTTTTTCCTCATAAGTTACCTGAAGAAAAGCCGGATTTTCCGATGAGTGCTGCCACTGAACGAATGTTTAGCTACCCTGCACCCCGTGCTCAGGATAATGACTTGTATACATTGTTTAAGTATACCAGACTAAAAGGTTTTGATTATAACAATGGAGATGGGACGATTACACGTAGAGACCCGTCAAGACCAATATATGTAGATGGTAAATACTATATCTGGTACACCAAAAGGGACACTAAGTTTGTACCTATCGGAGCAAAGCGGGCTAAAGAAGCGACTGATGAAATTCCTTCAACAGATTGGGATTTAAGTGATATTTGGTATGCGACAAGTGCCGATGGCATTACTTGGGAAGAACAAGGCGTAGCTGTTTCACGACCTGCCAAACCCAATCAGGGCTGGCGTTCTGTGGCTACGCCCGATATCTTGGTTTGGGAAGGAAAGTATTATCTCTATTATCAGGCATTTAATGAGCCTAGTGGCTTGAGAGGAGATTGGTGTCCTATCTCTATGTCTTATGCTGACTCACCAAATGGACCTTGGAAAGCAGGAGGGAATGAGATGATTCCTTTAGGTAAAAAAGGGGAATGGGATCAGGACCAAACACAAGATCCACATCCAATTGTATACAAAGGTAAGATTTATATGTACTACAAGGCTGCTTATAACAAATGGGTAGATAAATGGAATACCTATGCCGTTGGTCATGGGGTAGCCATCGCGGATAGTCCTTTTGGTCCATTCAAAAAGCACCCATTAAACCCAGTGATGCAGTCAGGTCATGAAACGACTTACTTCCCTTACAAAGAAGGTGTAGCCACTTTGGTACTCAAAGATGGCAATGAACGTGAAACAATTCAGTATGCAAAAGATGGGGTCAACTTTGAGGTTGCCTCTTCTGTATCCCTTCCTCCAATTGCAGCTGCTCCTTTTGTACCTGATGCATTTACAAATACCAAATATGGTAAAGGAATCACGTGGGGAATGTGTCATTTTACCAATGCAGGTACACCAAAACAAAGATATTCTATTCTGGCTCGCTTTGATTGTGATTTGAGCTTAGACTACGATGAGCCTTTCTTTAAAACAACACACCTGTTTCACAGCCCTGATGTATATTTCAAGCAGGGTGTAGGAAAGCATAGAATTAAGCAAAACCCGCAACCAGAGATTCAGTAAAAATATGAAAAGGATAAATACTACGATCATACTGCTACTGGTAGGCCTTACTGTTTTTGCTCAATCTGGAGCAGATACGGTAAGCCTCAACGGAACCTGGAAGTTCAAAACACTTTTGGGAGAAGGCTCCAATTATTTACAGATCAAACCAAAGGAAACCGATATTATCATCGATAATAGCCAACACGATTTGGTGGAGGTAAACGGTAAATGGAAGGTGGATTCGGTGGCTACTCGCATGTCCAATGCTTGGGGAGCTGATTACCTGTCTCATTTCTTTGCTGAAGGAGATACCACCACTAATGTCCGTTTCAATACGCAAGTACCTGAGTCGGGCTACTATGAGCATTTTATTTACTATCCATTTGGTCATCATTTGACCACACAAATCAATATAAAGCATCAGGAAGGGCTCACACGGAAATACAATAGCCTGAGAAACCGCTGTAGCAAGTGGGTGAGTCTGGGTGTCTACAAGCTGGAAAAAGGGAACCAAAACCATGTAGAGTTTACCGCTATTTCTGGAGGGGGAGTCGTGGTTGATGCCATCATGCTTCGTCCCGTACCTAAGGAGAAATACGATCATGCACAAGTGCAAAAGAGCAAGGTAGTTCGATCTGATTTTATGGATGCCAATTGGAAAACGTTGCCTGTACCGGGACATTGGGGAATGCTCAACGAGTACAGTAATTACACAGGTAAAGGCTGGTACAGAAAGGAAATCAAACTTCCAGAAACATGGACAAGTAGTAGCCGTGAGCGTGTTCGCTTAAAGTTTGAGGGAGTGTATCATATCGCAAAGATTTACTTGAACGGACAGTATGTAGGTGAGCATCAGGGAGGTTTTACACCCTTCGAGTTTGATGTAACGGAATACCTCAATTTCGATGGAAAAAATGTATTGGCAGTGGAAGCCGATAACAGTTCCATCGTAGGTGCCACATGGAATTGGGGTGGTATTAATCGAGAGGTGTATTTGGTGAAAAATAATGACCTGCGAATTCCTTATCAGTATATGCATGCCGATCCGAATCTAAAAACTGGTGAAGCACATTTGACCAATAAAATTCGCATCGAAAATAATGCAAATGCAGATAGAGAAGTTGATTTGATCGTCAAGGTTATTAAAGAGGATACATTACTTTCTTTAGAGAAAAGAGTGGTAGCCAAAGCCAATGCTGTAACCGAAGTGGAATTGGCGGGAATGCTAAGTGCCGAACAGGTAAAGCTTTGGCATTTTGATATGCCTGAACTTTACGAAGTACAATCTTCAGTCATCGAAAAAGGAAATGTTTTAGATGTCAGAAAGGAGAACTTCGGTATTCGGAAGTTTGAAATAACCAATACTCAGATGTTATTGAACGGCGAGCCAGTACGGTTGGCGGGTTTCAATCGGGTGAGTGACCACCGTTTTTGGGGGAGTTCGGAACCGCAGGAAATCATTGATCTGGATATCAAATTGATGAAAGATGCCGGAGCCAATTTTATGCGTATCATGCATGGTACGCAAAATAAGAAACTGATCGAAGCCTGTGACCGGGAAGGTATTTTGCTTTTTGAGGAAGTCAATGTCAGAGAGCTTACCAACCCTGAGTTTGTTACAGCCGATTATCAACCGGACTATACGCTGATCAAGCAATGGTTGACCGAAATGATCGAGCGTGATGTCAACCATGCTTCTATTGTCGGTTGGAGTGTAGGCAACGAACTCAGTCACCATTATGACTACGTAAAAACGATTATCCCTTGGGTTAAAGAAAACCTTGATGCTTACCGGGCGGTGACTTGTGTAAGCAATACCGGTCACCGAAAGCATGACAACAGAGAAAATGACCCGATGGAATTCGGCGATATCAACATGCTAAATATCTATCACAATAAACCGACTATGGTGATGGATTCTGTACACGCCCGTTGGCCCGAAAAAGCGACGTTTTTCTCTGAGTTTGGGGCGGGACGCTTCACAACTCCCGACCTTGACAACGATATAGCCGAAACATTGCCTGCCTGGTATGCCCATATCCGAGATCAACGCCTTTATACCACGGGCGCCTCTATGTGGACATTC
The Limibacter armeniacum DNA segment above includes these coding regions:
- a CDS encoding glycoside hydrolase family 16 protein; amino-acid sequence: MLIFLLLSTFHFSNAQKLVEKPFQPKDSHAPKEYALAWADEFNAFQLDTTEWFYRDGIDRQMTIMAQENVILDHDNLNIVCQAGQFRAHPEVYRVKEGKDFFNQKGGGVISEWRFREGYFEARCKMLNAPLWHPAFWLERANSNPENNSLKTFTTYSEIDIMETEPNHATWQSIRVHDWVSGGEHRKIPIKVKENDWGRTYCTDQHGEWFVWGMKLTHEKAMFYENDSLVATVEIPEDYVRDARNIILSCLSIKSPKESGIQKFDWVRFYEPETMRASTTKECENLIQHTSIVGKDIFDTKVEKASGGYCQNIVNAKKGDFIRYRVYISEKGKYNIKLGYLPQKQAQGTWNLSIDGVAQGEEIDQKGKAKFKSFDLGEKTFDRVGFHEFKFEMDVANGTTGSGTFDYLEVTKLDPEITKK
- a CDS encoding sodium:solute symporter family protein, translating into MSGLSLFMSFFSAGTFVVWGSVAYQSGWVAIAIQWTMCISGLIIGFVIAPKWQKTGALTAAEYITDRLGYGTQKIYTYLFLMISVFTTGAFLYPVAKIVEVSTGVPIYASIICLGILILAYTAAGGLWAVIVTDVLQFVVLTAAVLIVVPLSLSKVGGVSGFVANAPENFFNFVNEEYSPYFLLAFGLYNLFFIAGNWAYVQRYTSVSTAKDAKKVGWLFGGLYAVSPVIWMLPPMIYRVLNPDLQGLADEGAYLLMCKEVLPVGMLGLMLGGMIFATSSSVNTTLNISAGVLTNDIFKHFRPQTSDQGLVYVGKIATVVLGVITIIVALLVPKLGGIVEVVMSLAALTGGAMFLPPIWALFSKKQTGQSVLAVTLVSLAVNAFFKFLAPSLIEVSLSRAAEMALGVTLPIVLLTITEILFQVKNTSSSQYENYLSLQNEKEREEQENADGNRKGARVIGVGVLSTGGLILILSALAETGALLVGGMGVVVLALGAIIIYKNQSVSQPQEAEKIYQ
- a CDS encoding FAD-dependent oxidoreductase yields the protein MIIENFSSEKRENKLNQLSAEFVVAGGGIAGVCAAITAARKGVKTILIQDRPVLGGNASSEVRLWVLGATSHMGNNNRWSREGGVMDEILIENLYKNREGNAVIFDTILLDKVMQEENITLMLNTAVSAVQKADEKSIEAVWAFNSQNSTHYKIDAPLFCDATGDGLVAFQAGAPFRIGAEAKEEFGELFAPDEAYGHLLGHSMYFYSKKTDEPVKYKAPSYALKEIEKIPRFRVIRKEHKGCNFWWFEYGGRRDTIHETEEIKYELWKVIYGVWDYIKNSGNFEDVDNMTLEWVGNVPGKRESRRFEGLYMMKQQDVIGQTEFEDAVAHGGWALDLHPADGVYSELSGCTQWHSKGVYHIPYRSFVSKGIDNLLLAGRIISASHVAFGSTRVMATCGVGAQAVGMAAAVCKELGVQPADLMEVTNLKKLQNELNLTGQSIPNIPIRPESNLLTQARVTASSALTLSTIPFDGKWKKLNVSSAQLLPFEANTAYAFKVQVNASEKTTLEVQLRKSHNDKNYSPEVILESQVIEVGAGEQTVDFKFESSVADQQYAFVTFMANPALEIKCSEKRITGVLSVFNGENDKVSNKGKQTPPQGIGVDEFEFWIPERRPEGENIAMEISPAIEAFDVSNIGNGFVRPWGTANAWVADLSDTKPTLKMEWDSEQPLSEIRLFLDTDYDHALESVQFGHPEEVIPFCLQNYTIKDLNGQVLFQQSDNYQTINAFKFEEGFSTKGLLIETEHPSSDVPAAIFEVVCL
- a CDS encoding glycoside hydrolase family 117 protein produces the protein MNIFSCSETTTNTGSENENQTEIAKATTVFPHKLPEEKPDFPMSAATERMFSYPAPRAQDNDLYTLFKYTRLKGFDYNNGDGTITRRDPSRPIYVDGKYYIWYTKRDTKFVPIGAKRAKEATDEIPSTDWDLSDIWYATSADGITWEEQGVAVSRPAKPNQGWRSVATPDILVWEGKYYLYYQAFNEPSGLRGDWCPISMSYADSPNGPWKAGGNEMIPLGKKGEWDQDQTQDPHPIVYKGKIYMYYKAAYNKWVDKWNTYAVGHGVAIADSPFGPFKKHPLNPVMQSGHETTYFPYKEGVATLVLKDGNERETIQYAKDGVNFEVASSVSLPPIAAAPFVPDAFTNTKYGKGITWGMCHFTNAGTPKQRYSILARFDCDLSLDYDEPFFKTTHLFHSPDVYFKQGVGKHRIKQNPQPEIQ
- a CDS encoding glycoside hydrolase family 2 TIM barrel-domain containing protein; this encodes MKRINTTIILLLVGLTVFAQSGADTVSLNGTWKFKTLLGEGSNYLQIKPKETDIIIDNSQHDLVEVNGKWKVDSVATRMSNAWGADYLSHFFAEGDTTTNVRFNTQVPESGYYEHFIYYPFGHHLTTQINIKHQEGLTRKYNSLRNRCSKWVSLGVYKLEKGNQNHVEFTAISGGGVVVDAIMLRPVPKEKYDHAQVQKSKVVRSDFMDANWKTLPVPGHWGMLNEYSNYTGKGWYRKEIKLPETWTSSSRERVRLKFEGVYHIAKIYLNGQYVGEHQGGFTPFEFDVTEYLNFDGKNVLAVEADNSSIVGATWNWGGINREVYLVKNNDLRIPYQYMHADPNLKTGEAHLTNKIRIENNANADREVDLIVKVIKEDTLLSLEKRVVAKANAVTEVELAGMLSAEQVKLWHFDMPELYEVQSSVIEKGNVLDVRKENFGIRKFEITNTQMLLNGEPVRLAGFNRVSDHRFWGSSEPQEIIDLDIKLMKDAGANFMRIMHGTQNKKLIEACDREGILLFEEVNVRELTNPEFVTADYQPDYTLIKQWLTEMIERDVNHASIVGWSVGNELSHHYDYVKTIIPWVKENLDAYRAVTCVSNTGHRKHDNRENDPMEFGDINMLNIYHNKPTMVMDSVHARWPEKATFFSEFGAGRFTTPDLDNDIAETLPAWYAHIRDQRLYTTGASMWTFNDYKSGYSQTLESENRAWGVVNAWRTKRRSYTTFQQENSPVKDIRVEKLDLKRRKTSVVIPIRSATDFPSYTMKGYQLKVIFKDQSGKVLSTMEKELPVLLPNDGEWKGDLKWSKFKGEVFDIQLTLVSTNGYTRFDKTIAIEAPQAPVIEEVIAGEKSIRVVFNKAYGMQEHFVRYSVDGKTMESAKTIANYIDIDSLETQQKIQVELFAVNDKGISQASKVVNTKLTNKLLPPIVWDGFIRHNMLVAGYSGEADDVRYVVRYGTSKDELKQIAKTISRGMITIPLNGEKSLFFQIKRVTETGKSGWSNIVEAKDKAFRIYQ